In Massilia antarctica, the following are encoded in one genomic region:
- a CDS encoding spondin domain-containing protein, whose amino-acid sequence MHAFLTNRFRLSSLVLALSLLASACGSGHADPDPAPAQPGPTTAVFEVTLVNLTAGQPFSPLLVIAHTDAFSLFKEGEAASVALENIAEAGNTAPLAALIGDAKSVIASATGPAAGPGKATTVSLAVPLAAIVTTRLSFAVMLGNTNDGFTGLSGESLASIPVAGSRSVDLIGYDAGTEGNTESADTVPGPATAGSGARREAFSALRDDTVGTVHVHPGIASKDDGLPTSALTVAQRWDNPLARLTIRRTQ is encoded by the coding sequence ATGCATGCCTTCCTTACCAATCGTTTTCGCCTTTCCTCACTGGTGCTTGCGCTATCGTTGCTGGCGAGCGCCTGCGGCAGCGGCCACGCAGACCCTGATCCTGCGCCGGCGCAGCCAGGGCCGACCACTGCCGTTTTCGAAGTCACCCTCGTCAACCTGACGGCCGGGCAGCCTTTCTCGCCATTGCTGGTGATCGCGCACACCGATGCATTTTCCTTGTTCAAGGAAGGCGAGGCTGCCAGCGTGGCGCTGGAAAATATCGCCGAGGCTGGCAACACGGCGCCGCTGGCTGCGCTCATCGGGGACGCCAAGTCGGTTATCGCGTCGGCCACCGGTCCGGCTGCGGGACCAGGCAAAGCGACCACTGTCAGCCTGGCCGTTCCCCTCGCGGCGATCGTGACGACACGCTTATCGTTCGCTGTCATGCTCGGCAACACGAACGATGGCTTTACCGGCCTGTCGGGCGAATCGCTGGCGTCGATCCCCGTGGCCGGCTCGCGCAGTGTCGACCTGATCGGCTACGATGCGGGCACGGAAGGCAATACGGAAAGCGCGGACACGGTACCTGGCCCTGCTACGGCAGGTAGCGGCGCCCGGCGCGAGGCCTTCAGTGCACTGCGCGACGATACGGTCGGCACTGTCCACGTCCATCCCGGAATTGCGAGTAAAGACGACGGCTTGCCGACGTCGGCGTTGACGGTCGCGCAGCGTTGGGACAATCCGCTTGCACGCTTGACGATCCGTCGTACTCAATAA
- a CDS encoding spondin domain-containing protein, with amino-acid sequence MIHVIFEENSMNADVAPAPILRAVRGLRHLPMTGLKAAIAASALIALHGAAQAAELSITVTNLTRATWLTPLLVTAHPAAFKSFTAGTAASVEIQQIGEAGNTAPMEAILPAGSSKSVNPNNGPLKPGATSLPAKLLGGAGTTNTQLSILAMLVPTNDGFVAMNAIDIPTMPGSYVYMLNAYDAGTEANDEKAAVAGGINQPGMIFPPFLNDDSGKLTPTINTHAAGFANATKEGYVHIHRGILGSAPGGPSALDNTVYRWLNPVARVVLTVK; translated from the coding sequence ATGATCCACGTAATTTTTGAAGAGAATTCCATGAACGCTGATGTTGCCCCGGCTCCGATACTGCGCGCAGTGCGCGGTTTACGCCATCTCCCCATGACCGGCTTGAAAGCGGCGATTGCCGCGAGTGCGCTGATTGCCCTGCACGGCGCCGCGCAGGCTGCCGAACTGAGCATAACGGTTACCAACCTGACCCGCGCGACCTGGTTGACACCCCTGCTGGTGACGGCCCATCCCGCCGCCTTCAAGTCATTTACGGCAGGCACGGCGGCCAGTGTTGAAATCCAGCAGATAGGCGAAGCCGGCAACACTGCGCCGATGGAAGCGATCCTGCCCGCAGGCTCGAGCAAGTCGGTCAATCCGAACAACGGGCCGCTCAAGCCCGGCGCGACGAGCTTGCCGGCCAAGCTGCTTGGCGGCGCCGGAACGACCAACACCCAGTTGTCCATCCTGGCCATGCTCGTGCCTACCAATGACGGCTTTGTCGCAATGAACGCGATCGACATCCCGACCATGCCGGGCAGCTATGTCTATATGCTCAATGCGTATGATGCCGGCACCGAGGCGAATGATGAGAAGGCTGCCGTGGCCGGCGGCATCAATCAACCCGGCATGATCTTCCCGCCGTTCCTCAATGACGATTCAGGCAAGCTGACCCCGACCATCAACACGCATGCGGCTGGCTTTGCAAATGCCACCAAGGAGGGTTACGTCCACATCCACCGCGGCATTCTCGGCAGCGCGCCCGGCGGACCCAGTGCGCTTGACAACACCGTATACCGCTGGCTGAACCCAGTGGCACGTGTCGTGCTGACGGTCAAGTAA
- a CDS encoding carboxymuconolactone decarboxylase family protein: MNRISIPTVEQSHAAAQPLLAAVLKQLGVVPNLMKMVGNSPAALEGYLSLNGAMAKGTLDLQTRERLALATAEYNGCEYCLAAHSYLGKNLAKLSDAEMMAARAARSSDAKADAALRFAHRVVAERGHVSGDDLAAVRAAGFDDAGVVEIVVNVALNVLTNYINNVAQTDVDFPAAEKLAA; the protein is encoded by the coding sequence ATGAACCGCATTTCCATCCCTACCGTCGAACAATCCCACGCCGCCGCGCAGCCCCTGCTTGCCGCCGTCCTCAAACAACTGGGCGTGGTGCCCAACCTGATGAAAATGGTGGGCAACAGCCCTGCCGCTTTGGAAGGCTACCTGTCGCTCAACGGGGCGATGGCGAAAGGCACCTTGGATCTGCAAACACGCGAACGTCTGGCACTGGCGACGGCGGAATATAACGGTTGTGAGTACTGCCTGGCGGCGCACAGCTACCTGGGCAAGAACCTTGCCAAGCTGAGCGACGCTGAGATGATGGCTGCACGCGCCGCCCGTTCAAGCGATGCCAAGGCGGATGCCGCGCTGCGCTTTGCGCACCGCGTGGTGGCCGAGCGCGGTCATGTCAGCGGCGACGATCTCGCTGCAGTACGCGCCGCTGGTTTTGACGACGCTGGCGTCGTCGAGATCGTGGTCAATGTCGCTTTGAACGTGCTGACCAATTACATTAACAACGTGGCCCAGACCGACGTCGATTTCCCAGCTGCAGAAAAACTGGCGGCATAA
- a CDS encoding LysR family transcriptional regulator — MNRLHLMSVFVAVVEEGSLAGGARRMMMSPPAVTRAINALESHVGVKMLQRTTRYVRVTEAGQRYFEDARRVIADADAADEAAAGINAAPRGSLTVTAPVIFGKMFVMPSIVAYLNRYPDMEVSALFVDRMVNLLDEGVDVAIRIGELPDSGMKALRVGQVHRVVVAAPSYLQRAGTPATPADLNGHVIVAAQTVTGGNEWKFQARGQALTVRVKPRVAVSSIDAAIRTVREGFGISCLMSYQVAPYVASGELIVLLEAFETLPFPIHVVHLESRFASTKVRSFVDLVAARLRGETSLG, encoded by the coding sequence ATGAACCGTTTGCACCTGATGTCGGTGTTCGTTGCAGTTGTGGAAGAAGGAAGCCTTGCCGGCGGGGCTCGTAGAATGATGATGTCGCCACCGGCGGTGACTCGGGCAATCAACGCGCTGGAAAGCCACGTCGGCGTGAAAATGCTTCAGCGCACTACACGCTATGTGCGCGTAACGGAAGCCGGGCAGCGCTATTTCGAGGATGCGCGACGGGTCATCGCCGACGCCGATGCCGCCGATGAGGCCGCCGCCGGGATCAATGCGGCGCCGCGTGGATCGCTGACGGTCACGGCGCCCGTCATTTTCGGCAAGATGTTCGTCATGCCAAGTATCGTTGCGTACCTCAACCGTTACCCGGATATGGAGGTGTCGGCCCTGTTTGTTGACCGCATGGTCAATTTGCTCGACGAAGGGGTGGACGTGGCAATCCGCATTGGCGAGTTGCCCGATTCCGGCATGAAAGCCTTGCGCGTCGGACAGGTGCACCGCGTTGTCGTCGCTGCGCCGTCCTATCTCCAGCGGGCCGGCACACCGGCCACGCCGGCCGACTTGAACGGTCATGTGATCGTCGCGGCACAAACGGTCACGGGGGGGAACGAATGGAAGTTCCAGGCCAGGGGACAGGCTCTCACTGTTCGCGTGAAACCCCGGGTCGCAGTGAGCAGCATCGACGCGGCGATCCGGACGGTGCGCGAGGGCTTCGGCATTTCCTGCCTGATGTCCTACCAAGTTGCGCCCTACGTCGCAAGCGGCGAACTCATCGTCCTGCTTGAAGCGTTTGAAACCTTGCCGTTTCCCATTCACGTCGTCCACCTCGAATCACGCTTCGCCTCTACCAAGGTGCGCAGTTTCGTCGATCTGGTGGCGGCCCGCTTGCGTGGCGAAACCTCGCTCGGCTGA
- a CDS encoding TorF family putative porin codes for MRRWPLALALACCVAGSDARAQASGSLSLVSDYYYRGVGYSKGDPVPQFNLSFDTRSGWYAGAFASMLKMSGSGRGVYAIGYAGYARRMESGGSWEAGATNHSFTTMSNLNYREVYVGLGSDRVSGRVSYSPAYMGTTMRTVYSEVNGGLALSDDVGLFARIGYLRALSAVPRYTSGTRLDGRIGMSMSVDAWKLQAAWDGLHAQQGAYAQSGEGMRSRGGLVLTVSRAF; via the coding sequence TTGCGTAGATGGCCGCTGGCGTTGGCGCTCGCGTGCTGCGTGGCCGGCAGCGACGCGCGCGCCCAGGCCAGCGGCAGCCTGTCGCTGGTGTCCGACTATTATTACCGCGGCGTCGGCTACAGCAAGGGTGACCCGGTCCCGCAGTTCAATCTGTCGTTCGACACGCGCAGCGGCTGGTATGCGGGCGCGTTCGCCTCCATGCTCAAGATGAGCGGCAGCGGGCGCGGCGTGTACGCCATCGGCTATGCCGGCTACGCGCGGCGGATGGAGTCGGGCGGCTCGTGGGAAGCCGGCGCAACGAACCATAGCTTCACCACCATGTCGAACCTGAACTACCGCGAAGTGTATGTGGGGCTGGGCAGCGACCGGGTGAGCGGCAGGGTGTCGTATTCGCCCGCCTACATGGGCACGACGATGCGCACCGTGTACAGCGAAGTCAATGGCGGCCTGGCCCTGAGCGACGACGTGGGGCTGTTCGCGCGGATCGGCTACCTGCGCGCGCTGTCGGCGGTGCCGCGCTACACCTCGGGCACGCGCCTCGATGGCCGCATCGGCATGAGCATGAGCGTCGATGCGTGGAAACTGCAGGCCGCGTGGGATGGCCTGCATGCGCAGCAGGGCGCGTACGCCCAGTCGGGCGAGGGGATGCGCTCGCGCGGTGGGCTGGTGCTGACCGTCAGCCGCGCTTTCTAG
- a CDS encoding S8 family peptidase: MRYLLAALLLVFALACRAGGQAAPAAPAAEPGATRQILVMLHLPAPHFRPDAAYGANYRDDGGRLARRRMAEALAREHGLTILEGWPMPSLNVDCYRMAEPAGAEPGKIVEALSRDPRVDWAQAINTFSAQGSDPLYPVQPAALQWQLGEVRKAATGRKVLVAVIDSGVEADHPDLVGQLAFQENFVDGQPYAAETHGTGVAAVIAALAGNGVGIEGVAPDARLMALRACWQVAGGATRCNSFTLAKALNFALMHGAQVINLSLSGPADRLLRELIDLACARGVRVVGAVDAASADGGFPASHPGVFAVAADISRQLSAQVLMAPGHDIPTAAPGARWGMVSGSSYSAAHISGMMAVLSELRPGLTLPQVRSSIVLQPGGINLCATVTRLTGKCTCVCVEVTPPKIVRLP; this comes from the coding sequence ATGCGCTATCTGCTGGCGGCGCTGCTGCTGGTTTTCGCGCTGGCCTGCCGCGCCGGCGGGCAGGCCGCGCCGGCGGCGCCGGCAGCCGAGCCGGGCGCGACGCGCCAGATCCTGGTCATGCTGCACTTGCCGGCGCCGCACTTCCGGCCCGACGCCGCGTACGGCGCCAATTATCGCGACGACGGCGGCCGCCTGGCGCGGCGCCGCATGGCCGAAGCGCTGGCGCGCGAACATGGCCTGACCATCCTCGAAGGCTGGCCGATGCCGTCCCTGAACGTGGATTGCTACCGCATGGCCGAACCGGCCGGCGCCGAGCCGGGCAAGATCGTCGAGGCACTCTCGCGCGACCCCCGGGTCGACTGGGCGCAAGCGATCAATACCTTTTCGGCCCAGGGCAGCGACCCGCTGTATCCGGTGCAGCCGGCCGCGCTGCAATGGCAGCTGGGCGAAGTGCGCAAGGCGGCCACCGGGCGCAAGGTGCTGGTGGCGGTGATCGACAGCGGGGTCGAAGCCGACCACCCGGACCTGGTCGGGCAACTCGCCTTCCAGGAAAACTTCGTCGACGGCCAGCCCTACGCCGCCGAAACGCATGGCACCGGCGTGGCGGCGGTGATCGCGGCGCTGGCCGGCAACGGGGTCGGGATCGAAGGCGTGGCGCCGGACGCGCGCCTGATGGCGCTGCGCGCATGCTGGCAGGTGGCCGGCGGCGCCACCCGCTGCAACAGCTTCACCCTGGCCAAGGCCCTCAACTTCGCGCTGATGCATGGGGCCCAGGTGATCAACCTGAGTTTGTCCGGCCCCGCCGACCGGCTGCTGCGCGAACTGATCGACCTGGCTTGCGCGCGCGGCGTGCGGGTGGTGGGGGCGGTCGATGCGGCCAGCGCCGACGGCGGTTTTCCGGCCTCGCACCCCGGCGTGTTCGCGGTGGCGGCCGACATCAGCCGGCAGCTGTCGGCACAGGTGCTGATGGCGCCCGGGCACGACATCCCGACGGCGGCGCCGGGCGCGCGCTGGGGCATGGTGTCGGGGTCGTCCTATTCAGCGGCGCATATCTCTGGCATGATGGCCGTGCTGAGCGAGCTGCGTCCCGGGCTCACCTTGCCGCAGGTGCGATCGAGCATCGTGCTGCAGCCGGGCGGCATCAACCTCTGCGCCACCGTCACCCGCCTCACAGGAAAATGTACATGCGTCTGCGTCGAGGTTACGCCGCCAAAGATCGTCCGCCTGCCCTGA
- a CDS encoding zf-HC2 domain-containing protein: MNLDQEPTSASHQAMRDLLPWFVNGTLDDNAAAQVRAHLPHCADCAGEVAWQRQLRAAAPAEPSGLDPERALARLLPRLPPRERAAPPFAGLRAWLGGGWMPWALAGQGAVIALLAFQVLSPGGRSDDYRALSNGENVPAGVMVVMFHPDASLREVQRILQASGARVVDGPTVTGAFVLGAPPERQAGALAALRAESAVQLAEALTPRSAP, from the coding sequence ATGAACCTGGACCAAGAACCGACCAGCGCATCGCACCAGGCGATGCGCGATTTGCTGCCGTGGTTCGTCAACGGCACCCTGGACGACAACGCGGCGGCGCAAGTGCGCGCGCACCTGCCGCACTGCGCCGATTGCGCGGGCGAGGTCGCATGGCAGCGCCAGTTGCGTGCCGCCGCGCCGGCCGAACCGTCCGGCCTCGATCCGGAACGGGCCCTGGCGCGCCTGCTGCCGCGCCTGCCCCCCCGGGAACGCGCCGCGCCGCCTTTTGCGGGCCTGCGCGCCTGGCTTGGCGGCGGCTGGATGCCGTGGGCGCTGGCGGGGCAGGGCGCGGTCATTGCGCTGCTGGCCTTCCAGGTGCTCTCACCCGGCGGCAGGAGCGACGACTACCGGGCACTGAGTAATGGCGAGAATGTACCGGCCGGCGTGATGGTGGTGATGTTCCATCCCGACGCCAGCCTGCGCGAGGTGCAGCGCATCCTGCAGGCGAGCGGCGCGCGCGTGGTCGACGGGCCGACCGTGACCGGTGCCTTCGTGCTCGGCGCGCCGCCGGAACGCCAGGCCGGCGCGCTGGCCGCGCTCAGGGCCGAATCCGCGGTGCAGCTGGCCGAAGCGCTCACGCCGCGGAGCGCGCCGTGA
- a CDS encoding RNA polymerase sigma factor, whose amino-acid sequence MIALIAGGDRDAFQALYRIYFGRLARFLDRMVRNGALIEEIVNDTMLVVWQKAHTFDHSCKVSTWVFAIAYRQGLKAVNQRDEPVESNFELEAGDARQEPEHAIGQQQLQQGVGEALKALSLEQRVVVTLTYYHDMGYQEIAETMGCPVNTVKTRMFHARQRLKVLLSAHQGELL is encoded by the coding sequence TTGATCGCCTTGATCGCGGGCGGGGACCGGGATGCCTTCCAGGCCCTGTACCGGATTTATTTCGGACGGCTGGCGCGCTTTCTGGACCGGATGGTGCGCAACGGCGCGCTGATCGAGGAGATCGTCAACGACACCATGCTGGTGGTGTGGCAGAAGGCGCATACCTTCGACCATAGCTGCAAGGTGTCGACCTGGGTGTTCGCCATCGCCTACCGGCAGGGACTGAAGGCGGTCAACCAGCGCGACGAGCCGGTGGAATCGAATTTTGAGCTGGAAGCGGGCGACGCGCGCCAGGAGCCGGAGCACGCCATCGGGCAGCAGCAGTTGCAGCAGGGGGTGGGCGAGGCGCTCAAGGCGCTGTCGCTCGAACAGCGGGTGGTTGTCACCCTGACGTATTACCACGACATGGGCTACCAGGAAATCGCCGAGACGATGGGGTGCCCGGTCAATACCGTGAAGACGCGGATGTTTCATGCGCGGCAGCGCCTCAAGGTGCTGCTGTCCGCACATCAGGGAGAACTCTTATGA
- the mrtJ gene encoding JDVT-CTERM system glutamic-type intramembrane protease MrtJ, whose amino-acid sequence MLFALPALCGPPLLDHSAASLLRLLLLAPLLEEWIMRAGLQEWLMRRRLHAALVLGLPALAFGLLHVAAGWQAVAAVFLPGLAFGLIYRRWRDWRLCALVHALCNGFALSFCSFSTY is encoded by the coding sequence ATGTTGTTCGCCCTCCCCGCCCTGTGCGGCCCCCCATTGCTCGATCACTCGGCGGCCAGCCTGCTGCGCCTGTTGCTGCTCGCGCCGCTGCTGGAGGAATGGATCATGCGCGCCGGCCTGCAGGAATGGCTGATGCGTCGGCGCTTGCACGCGGCGCTGGTGCTTGGGTTGCCGGCGCTCGCATTCGGCCTGCTGCACGTGGCCGCGGGCTGGCAGGCGGTGGCGGCGGTGTTCTTGCCCGGTCTCGCCTTCGGACTGATTTATCGCCGCTGGCGCGACTGGCGGCTGTGCGCACTGGTCCACGCGCTGTGTAACGGTTTCGCACTGAGTTTTTGCAGTTTCAGCACCTATTAA
- a CDS encoding choice-of-anchor D domain-containing protein, protein MTGFRLNHSGLGAGLCALLAMGQAHAADALHGKSLYLNGPPGGGAACARCHTASPAANINKVMSGADNPAAISAAIAANKGGMGNIYGGKFSAVDLADLAAFIGNPGVVAAPAASLNPSSLAFSGTALGQASSALSATLANTGSGALTIDTIGVTGAAAADFSIAGGTCAAGAAIAAGANCTVLVGFKPKVAGARNASLAVAHNGTGGSSSVALSGTGNATPQATIGVSAASVNFGALVTNVVSAPQSVTVNNSGQTALTFSAMTLAGANSAIFTLGGDCALDKPLASGATCAVTVRAQPTASGAFAGNLTLLSNAANGTVTIGLSGSGASAQAAATATPGALAFGSQAIGAAGAAQNVTLTNTGNVAFTFASLAVNGSAAIKVAPGSHCGVALAPGATCSVPLLFAPTAEGAAAATLVASYNGGTVQVAVSGTGTAAAVAKPTLSDTGTIGFGEIQVGKSAAPHTTVLSNPGTAALKIATLALDGANGADFILGGSCAVNGTVSPAGSCTIETSFKPGAPGARNASLLLLTDGGTQFSLPLTGTGTAIAAAPALTLAPQSFDFGTSAASKRFTLSNAGSAVINLSSANFSGPFARVADASACPALPFALQPGASCDMVIGYTPAAAGASNGSVVLQADGGSSWTIALAGQAAATPANTPPAQNRGGGGCSSVRDGSDPMLALLALMAAAVLFWRRRNPAQS, encoded by the coding sequence ATGACGGGATTTCGACTGAATCACTCCGGCCTCGGCGCCGGGCTGTGCGCACTGCTGGCGATGGGCCAGGCCCACGCGGCCGACGCCCTGCACGGCAAAAGCCTGTACCTGAACGGCCCGCCAGGCGGCGGCGCGGCATGCGCCCGCTGCCACACCGCCTCGCCGGCGGCGAACATCAACAAAGTCATGAGCGGGGCCGATAATCCGGCCGCCATCAGCGCCGCGATTGCCGCCAACAAGGGCGGCATGGGCAATATCTACGGCGGCAAATTTTCCGCCGTCGATCTGGCCGACCTGGCTGCCTTCATCGGCAATCCGGGCGTGGTCGCGGCGCCGGCGGCAAGCCTGAACCCATCCAGCCTGGCCTTCAGCGGCACCGCGCTCGGACAGGCCAGCAGCGCCCTGAGCGCCACCCTGGCCAACACCGGCTCGGGCGCGCTGACCATCGATACCATCGGCGTGACCGGCGCGGCCGCCGCCGATTTCAGCATCGCCGGCGGCACTTGCGCCGCCGGCGCCGCCATCGCCGCCGGCGCCAATTGCACGGTGCTGGTCGGCTTCAAGCCCAAGGTGGCCGGCGCGCGCAACGCCAGCCTGGCGGTGGCCCACAACGGCACCGGCGGCAGCAGCAGCGTCGCCCTGAGCGGCACCGGCAATGCAACGCCCCAGGCCACCATCGGGGTGTCGGCCGCCAGCGTCAATTTCGGCGCCCTGGTCACCAACGTTGTGTCCGCGCCGCAGAGCGTCACCGTCAATAACAGCGGCCAGACGGCGCTGACCTTCAGCGCGATGACCCTGGCGGGCGCCAACAGCGCCATTTTCACCCTGGGCGGCGACTGCGCGCTTGACAAGCCGCTTGCCAGCGGCGCCACCTGCGCGGTGACGGTGCGCGCGCAGCCCACCGCCAGCGGTGCCTTCGCGGGCAATCTGACCCTGCTGTCGAATGCCGCCAACGGCACCGTCACCATTGGCCTGTCCGGCAGCGGCGCCAGCGCGCAAGCGGCGGCAACGGCCACGCCAGGCGCGCTCGCATTCGGCAGCCAGGCCATCGGCGCGGCCGGCGCAGCCCAAAACGTCACCTTGACCAATACCGGCAACGTGGCCTTCACCTTCGCCTCGCTCGCCGTCAATGGCTCGGCCGCCATCAAGGTGGCGCCGGGCAGTCACTGCGGCGTTGCGCTGGCGCCGGGCGCCACATGCAGTGTTCCGCTGCTGTTCGCACCGACAGCCGAAGGCGCGGCCGCGGCCACCCTGGTGGCCAGCTACAACGGCGGCACCGTGCAAGTGGCCGTCAGCGGCACCGGCACCGCCGCCGCTGTCGCCAAGCCAACCCTGTCGGACACCGGCACTATCGGCTTCGGCGAGATCCAGGTCGGCAAGAGCGCAGCGCCGCACACCACGGTATTGAGCAATCCCGGCACCGCCGCGCTCAAGATCGCGACCCTGGCGCTTGACGGCGCCAACGGGGCCGACTTCATCCTGGGCGGCTCGTGCGCCGTCAACGGCACCGTCAGCCCTGCCGGCAGCTGCACCATCGAGACCAGCTTCAAGCCGGGCGCACCGGGCGCGCGCAACGCCAGCCTGCTGCTGCTCACCGACGGCGGCACGCAGTTTTCGCTGCCGCTCACCGGTACCGGCACCGCCATCGCCGCGGCGCCGGCGCTCACGCTCGCTCCGCAATCGTTCGACTTCGGCACCAGCGCGGCGTCCAAGCGCTTCACGCTCAGTAATGCGGGCAGCGCGGTCATCAACCTGTCGTCGGCCAACTTCAGCGGGCCATTCGCGCGTGTGGCTGACGCCAGCGCTTGCCCGGCCTTGCCGTTTGCGCTGCAACCGGGGGCCTCGTGCGACATGGTGATCGGCTACACCCCGGCCGCCGCGGGCGCCAGCAACGGCAGCGTCGTGCTCCAGGCCGATGGCGGCAGCAGCTGGACCATCGCGCTGGCCGGCCAGGCAGCGGCCACGCCGGCCAACACCCCGCCGGCGCAAAACCGGGGCGGCGGTGGCTGTTCGTCCGTGCGCGACGGTAGCGATCCGATGCTGGCCCTGCTGGCACTGATGGCGGCGGCCGTCCTCTTCTGGCGCCGGCGCAATCCGGCGCAGTCCTGA
- a CDS encoding TlpA family protein disulfide reductase yields MNNFKRNTRALAASLVLALLAAPASALDAGKSAPAFDLAGPDGAVKLDKYAGKVVYVDFWASWCGPCRQSFPWMNDMQAKYGAQGLQIVGVNVDAKVDDARAFLVGTPAKFAIGFDPAGATPRGYGVKGMPSSVLIGADGKVLFEHSGFKAADRDELETKIKAALGAKK; encoded by the coding sequence ATGAATAACTTCAAACGTAATACACGCGCACTGGCCGCATCCCTCGTCCTGGCGCTGCTGGCGGCGCCGGCAAGCGCGCTCGATGCGGGCAAATCCGCACCGGCGTTCGACCTCGCGGGGCCGGATGGCGCGGTCAAACTCGATAAATACGCCGGCAAGGTGGTGTATGTCGACTTCTGGGCATCGTGGTGCGGCCCGTGCCGCCAGTCGTTCCCGTGGATGAACGACATGCAGGCCAAGTACGGCGCGCAGGGACTGCAGATCGTCGGCGTCAACGTCGACGCCAAGGTGGACGACGCGCGCGCCTTCCTGGTCGGCACGCCGGCCAAGTTCGCGATCGGTTTCGATCCGGCCGGCGCCACGCCGCGCGGCTACGGGGTCAAGGGCATGCCGAGCAGCGTGCTCATTGGCGCGGACGGCAAGGTGCTGTTCGAGCATAGCGGCTTCAAGGCGGCCGACCGCGACGAGCTGGAAACCAAGATCAAGGCTGCATTGGGAGCGAAAAAATGA
- a CDS encoding DUF4266 domain-containing protein, whose amino-acid sequence MKMMTKTLLRVGALAALAAGATGCSAITPVQAWEKGTLAKPEMLMEGDGLETRFNEHIYTSREAASGGSGVGGGGCGCN is encoded by the coding sequence ATGAAGATGATGACCAAGACCCTGTTGCGCGTGGGCGCGCTGGCGGCGCTGGCCGCCGGCGCCACCGGCTGTTCGGCGATCACCCCGGTGCAAGCCTGGGAAAAGGGCACGCTGGCCAAGCCTGAGATGCTGATGGAAGGCGACGGCCTGGAAACGCGCTTCAACGAACATATTTATACGAGCCGCGAGGCGGCGTCCGGCGGCAGCGGTGTCGGCGGCGGCGGCTGCGGTTGCAACTGA
- a CDS encoding DUF3570 domain-containing protein, with product MTTPLLPAQPAALGHAILAAALMLPGLVHAETAPEHASISVKLLSYEESQSSMDRIRVRAPSISVVAPVAGVWSVTGSLTADDVSGASPRYHTAVSGASRMSDDRKAGDAAVTRYFPRGSLTVGAAYSTEHDYDSRALSVTGAMSSEDKNTTWSLGMGGSDDTINPMNLIVRDESRQTVNFLAGVTQVLGPNDLAQLTLTHNRGHGYFSDPYKAFDNRPRQRNQSALMGRWNHHYAATGGTSRLSYRYYTDSYGIRAHTFGGEYVQPAGQGWIITPSARLYSQRAARFYFDPVYDGVLGEPFRPGYASNPDGYSSADQRLSGFGAVTLGIKVAKQLSRDWIVDVKLEAYQQRGSWRLFDKGSPGLESLRAHSIQLGLTRQW from the coding sequence ATGACCACCCCACTTCTCCCCGCACAACCCGCGGCTCTCGGCCACGCCATCCTGGCGGCGGCGCTGATGCTGCCTGGCCTGGTGCATGCCGAAACGGCGCCGGAACACGCGTCCATCAGCGTCAAGCTGCTCAGTTACGAAGAGAGCCAGTCCAGCATGGACCGCATCCGCGTGCGCGCACCATCCATTTCCGTGGTCGCTCCGGTGGCAGGCGTCTGGTCGGTGACCGGTTCGCTGACGGCCGACGATGTCTCCGGCGCGTCGCCGCGCTACCATACGGCCGTCTCGGGCGCCTCGCGCATGAGCGACGACCGCAAGGCCGGCGACGCCGCCGTCACGCGCTACTTCCCGCGCGGCAGCCTGACCGTCGGCGCGGCCTATTCGACCGAGCATGACTACGACTCGCGCGCCCTGTCGGTGACCGGCGCCATGTCGAGCGAAGACAAGAACACCACTTGGTCGCTCGGCATGGGCGGCTCGGACGATACGATCAATCCGATGAACCTCATCGTGCGCGACGAATCGCGCCAGACCGTGAACTTCCTCGCCGGCGTGACGCAGGTCCTGGGACCGAACGACCTGGCCCAGCTAACCCTGACCCACAACCGCGGCCACGGCTATTTTTCGGACCCGTACAAGGCCTTCGACAACCGTCCGCGCCAGCGCAACCAGAGTGCCCTGATGGGGCGCTGGAACCATCATTACGCCGCCACCGGGGGTACCAGCCGCCTCTCCTACCGCTATTACACCGACAGCTACGGCATCCGCGCCCACACCTTCGGCGGCGAATACGTGCAGCCGGCCGGCCAGGGCTGGATCATCACGCCGTCGGCGCGCCTGTATTCGCAGCGCGCGGCGCGCTTTTACTTCGATCCGGTGTACGACGGCGTGCTGGGCGAGCCATTCCGGCCCGGTTATGCCAGCAACCCCGATGGCTATTCGTCGGCCGACCAGCGCCTGTCCGGTTTCGGCGCTGTCACCTTGGGGATCAAGGTCGCCAAGCAGCTCAGCCGCGACTGGATCGTCGACGTCAAGCTGGAAGCCTACCAGCAGCGCGGCAGCTGGCGCCTGTTCGACAAAGGCAGTCCGGGACTCGAATCGCTGCGCGCCCACAGCATCCAGCTGGGCCTCACGCGGCAGTGGTAA